In Aedes albopictus strain Foshan chromosome 3, AalbF5, whole genome shotgun sequence, the following are encoded in one genomic region:
- the LOC134291439 gene encoding eukaryotic translation initiation factor 3 subunit C, producing the protein MSRFFAGGGSDSDSESSSDSEVVARPAAPQFTFSDEEEDVKRVVRSTKEKRYEDLSNIIKNIRNYKKIKDMSSMLTSFEELTRAHTKALPVITKVENGVTPRFIIRALAELEDFINMVWEDKEGRKNLSKNNSKSLGTLRQKFRKYIKEFDSDLKKFRESPDAADDDEEEEEKKEESESEDEQHVAPTAAKAVSFKKDVQKVKVDKDDDESDDSIDWDMDSDSDESSSDEETQYTSIRERFLKKADKEDGDDAENKKEKKKLQKDSKDRLKKKRADDDDEGWEVVNGNRSTSAEQPKMFAKDAEIDVNVVINKLNEVMAARGKKRTDRKLQIEFLRELRTIADTHNLGDAVAAKIRFNIVSAIFDYNPKVSEPMKLEHWSKLLEEIQALIKLLLANEDIILSETILDENEEYETAPYKIRGCILTAVERLDDEFTKLLKECDPHSNDYVDRLKDEVTVSSVIEQVVKYIERLGNDTETCRVYLRKIDHLYYKFDPNVLKKKKKELPANTLTSVDEMDRLCRFVYAKDQTDRLRTRAILSHIFHHALHDNWFQARDLVLMSHLQETIHHSDPPTQILYNRTMANLGLCAFRHGNVKDAHQCLVDLMMTGKPKELLAQGLVPQRQNERSLEQEKVEKQRQMPFHMHINLELLECVYLVSAMLLEIPYMAAHEFDARRRMISKTFYQQLRSSERQSLVGPPESMREHVVAAAKAMRHGNWNACSNFIVNKKMNVKVWDLFYEADRVREMLTKFIKEESLRTYLFTYSNVYASISVPYLAEMFELPKSKVHSLISKMIINEELMASLDDPTETVVLHRSEPSRLQALSMQLSDKVTNLVDSNERIFEMKQGNFFQRGGNQGYNRDRQNYRNQGQGQNWSGNRRNRDDNRENRGNRNQNRDRDHRKQHRVEFEEKAE; encoded by the exons atgtctCGTTTCTTCGCCGGTGGTGGTTCGGATTCCGATTCCGAAAGCTCGTCTGATAGTGAGGTCGTAGCACGGCCAGCAGCCCCTCAATTCACT TTCAGCGATGAGGAAGAGGACGTCAAGCGCGTCGTCCGCTCGACGAAGGAGAAACGTTATGAAGATTTGTCCAACATTATCAAGAACATCCGCAACTACAAGAAGATCAAGGATATGTCCAGCATGCTGACCAGCTTCGAGGAATTGACCCGGGCTCATACTAAGGCACTTCCGGTGATCACCAAGGTGGAGAATGGGGTTACTCCCCGTTTCATTATCCGCGCCCTGGCCGAGCTGGAGGACTTCATCAACATGGTCTGGGAAGATAAGGAGGGACGGAAAAATCTGTCAAAGAACAATTCTAAGTCGTTAGGAACGCTCCGTCAGAAATTCCGAAAGTACATCAAGGAGTTTGATAGCGATTTGAAGAAGTTCCGGGAGTCTCCGGATGCAGCAGATGATGACGAAGAAGAGGAGGAGAAGAAGGAAGAATCCGAGTCCGAAGATGAACAGCATGTGGCGCCAACTGCGGCCAAGGCCGTTTCCTTCAAGAAGGATGTGCAGAAGGTGAAGGTGGACAAGGATGACGATGAATCGGATGATTCTATTGATTGGGACATGGACTCGGATTCAGATGAAAGCTCGTCGGATGAGGAAACTCAGTACACCAGCATCCGTGAACGGTTCTTGAAGAAGGCTGATAAGGAAGACGGAGACGATGCCGAAAATAAGAAGGAAAAGAAGAAGTTACAGAAGGATTCCAAGGATAGGCTGAAGAAGAAGCGCgctgacgacgatgacgaaggATGGGAGGTGGTCAACGGAAATCGTTCGACCAGTGCTGAGCAGCCCAAGATGTTCGCTAAGGATGCTGAGATCGATGTCAACGTTGTGATTAACAAGCTGAACGAAGTGATGGCCGCTCGTGGCAAGAAGAGAACCGATCGCAAGCTTCAGATCGAGTTCCTGAGGGAGCTGCGCACAATTGCTGACACCCACAATCTTGGAGATGCGGTGGCCGCTAAGATTAGGTTCAACATTGTCTCGGCTATTTTCGATTACAACCCTAAGGTCTCGGAGCCGATGAAGTTGGAACATTGGTCGAAGCTGTTGGAGGAAATTCAAGCACTGATCAAGCTCCTCTTGGCCAATGAAGATATCATTCTGTCCGAAACAATTTTGGATGAAAACGAAGAGTACGAAACGGCACCCTACAAGATCCGTGGTTGCATTCTGACTGCCGTAGAACGTCTGGATGATGAATTCACCAAACTGCTGAAGGAATGTGATCCTCACAGCAACGATTATGTTGATCGCCTGAAGGATGAAGTCACTGTGAGCAGTGTGATTGAGCAGGTTGTGAAGTACATCGAACGTCTCGGAAACGACACGGAAACCTGCAGAGTTTATCTGCGCAAGATCGATCACTTGTACTACAAGTTTGACCCGAACGTgctgaagaagaaaaagaaggaacTTCCGGCCAACACTTTGACATCCGTTGATGAAATGGATCGCCTGTGTCGCTTTGTTTACGCAAAAGATCAAACGGATCGACTGCGAACCCGTGCCATCCTCTCGCACATCTTCCATCACGCCTTGCACGACAACTGGTTCCAAGCACGTGATCTTGTACTGATGTCCCACTTGCAGGAAACCATCCACCATTCGGATCCTCCCACCCAAATTCTGTACAATCGTACCATGGCTAATTTGGGTCTTTGCGCCTTCCGCCACGGCAACGTCAAGGACGCCCATCAGTGTTTGGTGGACCTCATGATGACCGGCAAGCCGAAAGAACTGCTCGCCCAGGGTCTGGTTCCTCAGCGTCAGAACGAACGCTCGCTGGAACAGGAGAAAGTGGAAAAGCAGCGCCAGATGCCGTTCCATATGCACATCAACTTGGAACTGCTGGAGTGTGTCTACCTGGTGTCGGCAATGTTGCTTGAGATTCCTTACATGGCTGCCCACGAGTTCGATGCCCGTCGTCGGATGATCAGCAAAACGTTCTACCAACAGCTAAGATCATCGGAAAGGCAGTCTTTGGTTG GTCCCCCTGAATCCATGCGTGAGCACGTAGTTGCGGCCGCCAAAGCAATGCGCCACGGAAACTGGAACGCATGTTCCAACTTCATCGTCAACAAGAAGATGAACGTCAAGGTGTGGGATCTGTTCTACGAAGCCGACCGCGTCCGCGAAATGTTGACCAAGTTCATCAAGGAGGAATCGCTGCGCACCTACCTGTTCACCTATTCCAATGTGTACGCCTCGATCAGTGTGCCTTATTTGGCGGAAATGTTCGAGCTTCCCAAGAGCAAGGTCCACTCTTTGATCAGCAAGATGATCATCAATGAGGAGCTGATGGCGTCGTTGGACGACCCGACTGAAACCGTCGTTCTGCATCGTTCGGAACCCTCGCGTCTCCAGGCCCTGTCCATGCAGCTTTCCGACAAGGTCACCAATTTGGTCGACTCCAACGAGCGCATCTTCGAAATGAAGCAAGGTAACTTCTTCCAACGCGGTGGCAACCAGGGCTACAACCGTGACCGCCAGAACTACCGCAACCAGGGCCAGGGCCAGAACTGGAGCGGCAACCGGCGCAACCGTGATGATAACCGTGAGAACCGTGGCAACCGTAACCAGAATCGCGATCGCGATCATCGTAAACAACACCGAGTGGAATTCGAAGAGAAGGCTGAGTAA